The sequence ATTAGGGTTGCTTAACTGCATAGTTTTTAGCTTTTGTCTTAAAGTAAATAAAAGCACCTTTTTCTCTTTTAGCAACGCGTTTAATTCTGCAACGCTCTTATCTTTTAACTCAGTATATT comes from Campylobacter concisus and encodes:
- the rpmC gene encoding 50S ribosomal protein L29, encoding MKYTELKDKSVAELNALLKEKKVLLFTLRQKLKTMQLSNPNEISAVRKEIAQINTAISATRQGA